From one Onychomys torridus chromosome 12, mOncTor1.1, whole genome shotgun sequence genomic stretch:
- the LOC118594105 gene encoding phosphoglycerate mutase 1-like: protein MASYKLVLIRHGKSAWNLENRFSGWYDANLSPVGHKDAKRGGQALRDAGYEFDICFTSVQKRAIRTLWTVLDAIDQMWLPVVRTWRLNERHYGGLTGLNKAETAAKHGETQVKIWRRSYDVPPPPMEPDHPFYSNISKDRRYSDLAEHQLPSCESLKDIIARALPFWNEEIIPQIKEGKRVLIVAHGNSLRGIVKHLEGLSEEAIMELNLPTGIPIVYELDKNLKPVKPMQFLGDEGTVRKAMEAVAAQGKVKK from the coding sequence ATGGCCTCCTACAAGCTAGTGCTGATTCGGCACGGCAAGAGCGCCTGGAACCTGGAGAACCGTTTCAGCGGCTGGTACGATGCCAACCTGAGCCCGGTTGGCCACAAGGACGCGAAGCGCGGCGGACAGGCGTTGCGAGATGCTGGCTATGAATTTGACATCTGCTTCACCTCCGTGCAGAAGAGAGCCATCCGGACTCTCTGGACAGTCCTGGATGCCATTGACCAGATGTGGCTGCCAGTAGTCAGGACTTGGCGCCTCAATGAGCGACACTATGGGGGTCTGACTGGTCTCAATAAAGCAGAAACTGCTGCTAAGCATGGTGAGACACAGGTAAAGATCTGGAGGCGATCTTATGATGTCCCACCACCTCCGATGGAACCTGATCATCCCTTCTACAGCAACATCAGCAAGGATCGCAGGTACTCAGACCTTGCTGAGCACCAACTGCCCTCCTGTGAGAGCCTGAAGGACATTATTGCCAGGGCACTGCCCTTCTGGAATGAAGAAATCATCCCCCAGATCAAGGAGGGGAAAAGAGTCCTGATTGTGGCCCATGGCAACAGCCTGCGGGGCATCGTCAAGCATCTGGAGGGTCTCTCAGAAGAGGCCATCATGGAGCTGAACCTGCCAACTGGCATCCCTATTGTCTATGAATTGGACAAGAACTTGAAGCCTGTCAAACCCATGCAGTTCCTGGGAGATGAAGGGACCGTGCGGAAAGCCATGGAAGCTGTGGCTGCTCAGGGCAAGGTCAAGAAGTAA